Proteins found in one Choloepus didactylus isolate mChoDid1 chromosome 3, mChoDid1.pri, whole genome shotgun sequence genomic segment:
- the LOC119528955 gene encoding translation machinery-associated protein 7 produces the protein MSGREGGKKKPLKQPKKQAKEMDEEDKAFKQKQKEEQKKLEELKAKAAGKGPLATGGIKKSGKK, from the coding sequence ATGTCCGGCCGCGAGGGTGGCAAGAAGAAGCCCCTGAAGCAGCCCAAGAAGCAGGCCAAAGAAATGGACGAGGAGGATAAGGCTTTcaagcagaaacaaaaagaagagcagaagAAACTCGAGGAGCTAAAAGCGAAGGCTGCGGGGAAGGGCCCTCTGGCCACTGGTGGGATTAAGAAATCTGGCAAAAAGTAA